The Desmonostoc muscorum LEGE 12446 genome includes a region encoding these proteins:
- a CDS encoding CHASE2 domain-containing protein: MTSFLFASVTREQTSFCPKSKWKTPFSDSARPLTKKIPGVFIQAQMVSQIISAVLDKRPLLWWWSSWIELLWLWLWSFLGAIFAIYKFKLIQRILATSIGLFSLWSICLGVFIQGGWIPFIPAILAFLTTQLIFVYRLKNLNYNL; this comes from the coding sequence ATGACTAGTTTTTTGTTCGCGAGTGTGACTCGCGAACAAACTTCTTTTTGTCCAAAGTCCAAATGGAAAACTCCATTTAGTGATTCTGCACGACCCTTAACCAAAAAAATACCAGGTGTTTTTATCCAAGCACAGATGGTCAGTCAAATTATTAGTGCAGTTTTAGACAAAAGACCTTTATTGTGGTGGTGGTCTAGTTGGATAGAATTACTCTGGCTATGGCTCTGGTCATTTTTAGGAGCAATTTTCGCCATTTACAAATTTAAACTCATCCAGAGAATTCTCGCAACTTCTATCGGATTATTCAGTTTATGGAGCATCTGCTTAGGCGTCTTTATTCAGGGAGGATGGATACCATTTATTCCTGCTATTTTGGCATTTTTGACTACTCAGTTAATTTTTGTTTATCGATTAAAAAATCTTAATTATAACCTATGA
- a CDS encoding CHAT domain-containing protein, with product MKLLKHFLIALLTASICIFLSPVFAINLPENPQAQNLYQAGKYAEAVNILKQAIARFQSNGDKLNEAMALSNLSLAYQQLGQWSEAETTITQSLNLLSKINTSESSQIFAQALDIQGRLQLSQGNTEAALNSWQSAAKIYQQLKDDESLTRNQINQAQAMQTLGLYLQADKTLISVAESLSKLPDSTVKATGFLSLGNIRRLVGDFEKSQKFLKEGLEVAERVQSEQIKSDILLSLGNTFRSQRNIQINLDNKENQEDTKKHTKDAIQYYQQATNQSATPTTRINAQLNLLSLFIEEKNWDKVSTLLPQIKSQLADLPVSRTSVYAKINFAQSLIKYADNKSSTLQPAAEILTQAVQQAQSLKDQRAESYALGTMGELYQKTGDFVQAEKLIQQALSIAQSINARDIAYQWLWHLGGILEKQGDGKSASAAYEQAWKILTDLRTDLVAMNQNTQFSFRENVEPVYRDFVDLLLRDTNSQESNLTRAREVIESLQIAEIDNFLRSPCSRPTTAIDKLVENDKSTAVIYPIILDQRLEVIVKLPGTEIRHYTTAIPQNEVEDTVNKLKDSLIFISQNIQITDFSGKIYDWLIRPTASELDKNQIKTLVFVLDGSLRNIPMSVLYDKEQQKYLIQKYALALATGLELVEPKPLKNVKLNALLGGVGAENPVAGTIFTPLENVKGELEEIRTQIPQSQELFNEKLTKTNLEQQVKSHPFSVVHLATHGQFSSNPEQTYIVIWNDLLKINELDNLLRTRDNTKPESIELLVLSACKTAKGDKQAALGLAGIAVKSGARSTLASLWVADDSSARQLISEFYKQLNKGVTKAEALQRAQLSLFTQEKDNPYIWAPYVLVGNWL from the coding sequence ATGAAATTATTAAAACATTTTTTAATCGCACTGTTGACAGCATCAATCTGTATATTTCTCTCTCCCGTTTTTGCCATCAATCTTCCCGAAAATCCCCAAGCACAAAATCTTTATCAAGCAGGAAAATATGCTGAGGCCGTCAATATTTTAAAACAAGCAATAGCCAGGTTTCAAAGCAATGGCGATAAACTCAATGAAGCTATGGCATTGAGTAACCTATCCTTAGCCTATCAACAATTAGGACAATGGTCAGAAGCAGAAACAACTATTACCCAAAGTCTCAATTTATTATCAAAAATTAACACTTCTGAAAGTTCACAAATTTTCGCTCAAGCTTTAGATATCCAAGGTCGTCTACAATTATCCCAAGGAAATACAGAAGCAGCCCTTAACAGTTGGCAATCAGCAGCTAAGATTTATCAACAATTAAAGGATGATGAATCTTTAACTCGCAATCAAATTAATCAAGCCCAAGCTATGCAAACTTTGGGGTTGTATCTCCAAGCTGATAAAACATTAATTTCCGTTGCCGAAAGCTTGAGTAAATTACCAGATTCCACCGTGAAAGCTACAGGATTCCTCAGTCTGGGAAATATCCGCCGCTTAGTCGGTGACTTTGAGAAATCTCAGAAATTTTTAAAGGAAGGTTTAGAAGTTGCTGAACGAGTACAATCCGAACAAATTAAAAGTGATATTTTACTAAGTTTAGGTAATACATTCCGTAGCCAGAGAAATATTCAAATTAATTTAGACAATAAAGAGAATCAAGAGGATACAAAAAAACATACAAAAGACGCAATTCAATATTATCAACAAGCGACAAATCAATCAGCAACCCCAACTACCAGAATTAATGCCCAATTAAATTTACTCAGTCTCTTCATAGAAGAAAAGAATTGGGACAAAGTATCAACCTTATTACCCCAAATTAAATCTCAGCTTGCAGATTTACCTGTAAGTCGAACATCTGTATACGCCAAGATTAACTTTGCTCAAAGTCTGATTAAGTATGCAGATAATAAATCTTCAACCCTTCAACCTGCTGCCGAGATACTGACACAAGCAGTTCAACAAGCACAAAGCCTCAAAGATCAGCGAGCTGAATCCTATGCACTGGGCACTATGGGGGAACTATACCAGAAAACGGGAGATTTTGTACAAGCTGAGAAATTAATTCAGCAAGCTTTGTCAATCGCCCAAAGTATTAATGCTCGAGATATTGCCTATCAATGGTTATGGCATCTTGGAGGTATTCTAGAAAAACAGGGAGATGGGAAAAGTGCTAGTGCAGCTTATGAGCAAGCATGGAAAATCCTGACAGATCTCCGTACCGACTTAGTAGCAATGAATCAAAATACCCAGTTTTCCTTCCGCGAAAATGTAGAACCTGTGTATCGAGACTTCGTTGATTTATTATTGAGAGATACTAATTCTCAAGAAAGTAATCTTACACGTGCTCGTGAAGTTATAGAGTCTCTACAAATAGCTGAAATTGATAACTTTTTACGTTCACCCTGCTCACGCCCGACAACAGCCATTGACAAATTAGTTGAAAACGATAAATCCACCGCAGTCATCTATCCAATTATTTTAGATCAGCGCTTAGAAGTTATTGTTAAATTACCTGGCACAGAAATTCGACACTACACAACTGCTATCCCCCAGAACGAAGTTGAAGACACTGTAAATAAATTAAAAGATAGTCTAATTTTTATTTCTCAAAATATTCAAATTACTGATTTTTCTGGGAAAATTTATGACTGGTTAATTCGACCTACTGCAAGCGAATTAGATAAAAATCAGATAAAAACCTTAGTTTTTGTCTTAGATGGCTCTTTGCGAAATATCCCCATGTCAGTCCTTTATGACAAAGAACAGCAAAAATATTTGATTCAAAAGTATGCTTTAGCTTTAGCTACTGGGTTAGAATTAGTCGAACCAAAACCCTTAAAAAATGTAAAACTAAATGCCTTACTTGGGGGAGTCGGAGCAGAAAATCCAGTCGCTGGTACAATTTTTACCCCACTAGAAAATGTGAAAGGCGAATTAGAAGAAATTCGCACCCAAATACCGCAGAGTCAAGAACTTTTTAATGAAAAATTAACTAAAACCAACTTAGAGCAGCAAGTAAAATCTCATCCTTTTTCAGTAGTTCATCTAGCAACTCATGGACAGTTTAGTTCTAATCCCGAACAAACTTATATTGTCATCTGGAACGATCTACTCAAAATTAACGAACTAGATAATTTATTAAGAACTAGAGATAATACTAAGCCAGAGAGTATAGAATTACTTGTGCTTAGCGCCTGTAAAACTGCTAAAGGTGATAAACAAGCTGCTTTAGGATTAGCCGGAATTGCAGTTAAATCTGGGGCACGTAGTACTCTAGCATCACTTTGGGTAGCAGATGATTCATCCGCTCGACAATTAATCAGTGAATTTTACAAACAGTTAAATAAAGGAGTGACTAAAGCCGAAGCATTACAACGCGCCCAACTCAGCCTTTTTACTCAAGAAAAAGATAATCCATACATCTGGGCACCATATGTTCTAGTAGGGAATTGGTTATAA
- a CDS encoding DUF928 domain-containing protein yields the protein MTLFKKVINNKPFQTFQKRKLGSGAPTGRRRGGAGRAPKCPRELNNITALVPALSEVAIKDSKSTLEATVSEYPTFWVYVPELPSNARFAEFVLQDIDNKKNIYSKNFLLSDQAGIISMNLPNAPEYSLKIGTKYRWFFTVYCNEEHTISEEYFFVDSYIERVAINYNFQPNDYLAYAEHNIWYETLTQLAQLYRDRPKDPTINHDWQELLKSINLPDIHNIGFIEN from the coding sequence GTGACACTTTTTAAAAAAGTCATTAATAACAAACCCTTCCAGACTTTTCAGAAGCGGAAATTAGGCAGCGGCGCACCCACTGGACGGCGACGGGGAGGTGCAGGACGCGCTCCTAAATGTCCCAGAGAACTAAATAATATTACAGCGTTAGTACCTGCATTATCAGAAGTAGCAATTAAGGATTCTAAATCTACCTTAGAAGCAACAGTGTCAGAATATCCAACCTTTTGGGTTTATGTACCTGAACTACCTAGCAATGCCCGTTTTGCAGAATTTGTGTTACAGGATATAGATAATAAAAAGAATATCTACAGCAAAAATTTTCTCCTTTCTGATCAAGCTGGAATTATCAGTATGAATTTACCTAACGCACCTGAATATTCATTAAAAATAGGTACAAAATACCGTTGGTTTTTTACAGTTTATTGTAATGAGGAACACACTATATCCGAGGAATATTTTTTTGTAGATTCATACATAGAGCGTGTAGCAATAAATTATAATTTTCAACCAAATGATTACCTTGCTTATGCCGAACATAATATCTGGTATGAGACACTAACTCAGCTAGCTCAACTCTACCGCGATCGCCCCAAAGATCCAACGATCAATCATGACTGGCAGGAATTATTAAAATCTATTAATTTGCCAGATATTCATAATATAGGTTTTATTGAAAATTGA
- a CDS encoding COP23 domain-containing protein — MELHNQQTVVCPLQTFKNRLINITLKSRAKVFGITVFTTFATIICGNQPSLAQDSTFFCGNNTQGIPTTYARTQRGNVPVIRWVSWDFAASGYNPQQRCQEVTGRFQTYKNNGTLNYITTGIMNRQSVVCVSDTKGGGCQGLLFTLKPGANASRVLQQLFNIGDGTATGPVYEGSRVPSYSQTETTSIDVNQFLSNSPVESTSDATPSTQPEITSPAKIW; from the coding sequence ATGGAACTTCACAACCAGCAAACTGTAGTTTGTCCCTTACAGACATTCAAAAACCGACTGATTAATATAACCTTGAAATCAAGAGCAAAAGTATTTGGTATCACTGTATTTACTACTTTTGCGACGATTATCTGTGGTAATCAACCAAGTCTAGCCCAAGATAGCACCTTTTTCTGTGGCAACAATACACAAGGAATACCAACTACTTATGCTCGTACTCAACGTGGTAATGTCCCAGTAATTCGTTGGGTTTCCTGGGACTTTGCGGCTTCTGGTTATAATCCACAGCAACGTTGTCAGGAAGTAACTGGACGTTTTCAAACCTATAAAAATAATGGCACTCTGAATTACATCACCACAGGTATCATGAATCGCCAATCTGTAGTTTGTGTCAGCGATACAAAAGGTGGCGGTTGTCAAGGTTTGTTATTTACTCTTAAACCAGGTGCAAATGCTAGTCGTGTTCTACAACAATTATTTAACATTGGTGATGGCACAGCTACTGGTCCTGTATACGAAGGTTCTAGAGTACCAAGCTATTCTCAAACTGAAACTACTTCTATTGATGTCAATCAGTTTTTGAGTAATAGCCCTGTAGAATCGACATCTGATGCTACCCCTAGTACTCAACCTGAAATCACATCTCCGGCAAAAATTTGGTAG
- a CDS encoding S1 family peptidase, which translates to MNRSLLILTVCLGIYLVDLPLQILAENTSLTVVNSCVASELSTVQLHSYAKSITVKVFSGDTWGSGILIHKQGQDYGVLTNDHVLIPGQGKPYRIQTPDGRIYTVVVVEAAKFEGQDLALLKFFSPNKKYQVASLQKAAKLSENTEVFAAGFPLDSTNFLFTQGQIKLLLNQPLKGGFQIGYSNEIQKGMSGGPVLNHQGQVIAINGRHSYPLWGNPYVFENGEIPSAAIQKQMMKLSWAVPIQTFIKMAPKSIISQGC; encoded by the coding sequence ATGAACAGGAGTTTGTTAATACTGACAGTCTGTCTTGGCATTTATTTAGTTGATTTGCCTTTGCAGATATTAGCTGAAAATACTTCTTTGACGGTAGTTAACTCCTGTGTTGCATCTGAACTATCAACAGTGCAATTGCATTCCTATGCCAAATCAATTACCGTTAAAGTTTTCTCAGGAGACACTTGGGGTTCTGGGATTTTAATCCACAAACAAGGACAAGATTATGGAGTTTTAACTAACGACCATGTATTAATCCCAGGACAAGGAAAACCATATCGTATCCAAACACCCGATGGTCGTATTTACACTGTTGTTGTTGTCGAAGCGGCTAAATTTGAGGGACAAGATTTAGCTTTGCTAAAGTTTTTCAGCCCAAATAAAAAATATCAAGTGGCATCGTTGCAGAAAGCTGCAAAATTATCAGAAAACACTGAAGTTTTTGCAGCTGGCTTTCCTTTAGATTCAACAAATTTTTTGTTTACCCAAGGACAAATAAAACTGTTATTAAATCAACCACTAAAGGGAGGCTTCCAAATTGGATATAGCAATGAGATTCAAAAAGGCATGAGTGGTGGACCAGTTCTCAATCATCAGGGACAAGTCATAGCTATTAATGGTAGACATTCTTATCCTTTGTGGGGTAATCCTTACGTCTTTGAAAATGGTGAGATACCAAGTGCAGCTATACAAAAACAAATGATGAAACTAAGTTGGGCTGTGCCAATACAAACTTTTATCAAAATGGCACCAAAGTCAATTATTTCCCAAGGTTGTTAA
- a CDS encoding two-partner secretion domain-containing protein: MIFYLIKISVKFSIVILIGIALKNSDRAIAQVIPDNTLGTNVESLNPQIDQITGGSQRGANLFHSFSEFNVGAGKSVYFQNTNGVNNILTRVTGSNSSQIFGTLGVLGKANLFLLNPNGIIFGENARLDISGSFFASTAKSLVFENGLEFNTTKKEAPPLLTINIRPGLQTATNGNITNAGNLTVNTGENLTLFGNTVTSTGTITAPGGRVEIFGDRIGLLDNAKIDVSAVGGGGRVLIGGDFQGQGAVTNATRTFIGKNVTINADAIDRGNGGRVVVWSDGSTKFYGTVSDRGGVNSGNGGFVEISGKQSLEYKGLVDTSATNGNVGTLLLDPTNIEVVDVGGETFDLNDADAFSDSDLGDDGNTKVYADALNFSFTDVILQATENITFTAPVFTFFPGVGLSAEAGDSIFVNNEIISNGGQIQLNAGTGDLLINSQIASLGGDIFLNANNNILVNNQIINQGGQIQLNAGTGDLLINSQIASLGGDIFLNANNNILVNNQIINQGGQIQFNTDQGDIAINSNVFAFEGDLGINTKNLIITQGLVASDNTNSQTVINVKINASESINIIGENSSLISASRGSATGSNLEIDTGTLNIQNGGTIGLLTQSQETAGNLTINARNSINVNGSSISTQNINTQKGGNISIFTEKLLVQDTGSITTLGNGGKAGNLSIQASESIDVINQGTITSAAIQENGAAGDLEIDTKNLNLQNQALVTSSSVGSKNPSGKVTVRANNSVNIETSSQLSSTSIGFGNAGELNLFTGKLTISNSGGVTSQTIGTANAGNLNIYAVDSVNLVNGGIVSTSSFGTGGAGNLYIETKNLHVVDGNSLISTTSSDTGTIYQALQNSAESEIGKQILSLPTEIREFLFESLEAANQQSGTQGNSGNLTIRATESVNITNTGGISTSGTGKAFGGTLFIDTRQLNLQNQSNIFTNTLGSGNAGFLHIRATDALAVSGNSKIYTQAEPGSTGNGGNILLQTERLAITDRADVSSATLGKGRGGDIQIQTNSFLLTNSGRVNSISEGTGNAGNIFIDITDKLQANRGEIKATSIQAGGGDININARDIRLRNSSEITTSVFNGTGGGGNIDIQSEIFVALEDSDILANADAGTGGNITINSPVFVAQFFSSGRNPGDFAQFRGNGQVDISADSRLGESGEVVIKSIDPIRNLTSLPQIPVDSEIAEGCYSPTQTQSKFVVTGRGGLPTNPKDVLTSDAVQVDWVSLKPNPENRPTASINNQTTPESIVEAAGWIINAKGEVILTANVPTIKPDSYSQQPVICSR, translated from the coding sequence ATGATTTTTTACTTAATCAAAATTTCTGTAAAATTTAGTATTGTAATATTAATTGGGATAGCTTTAAAAAATAGCGATCGCGCTATTGCCCAAGTCATTCCAGACAACACCCTTGGGACTAACGTCGAATCTCTCAACCCACAAATCGACCAAATAACAGGTGGTTCCCAACGTGGTGCAAACCTGTTTCATAGCTTCTCAGAATTTAACGTTGGTGCGGGTAAAAGTGTTTATTTCCAAAATACCAATGGTGTAAATAACATTCTGACTCGCGTCACAGGTAGCAACTCATCGCAAATTTTTGGCACTCTTGGTGTACTTGGTAAAGCCAACTTATTTTTGCTGAATCCTAACGGCATTATCTTTGGTGAAAATGCTCGTTTAGATATTAGCGGTTCCTTCTTCGCCAGCACAGCCAAAAGTTTAGTATTTGAGAATGGCTTAGAGTTCAATACCACTAAAAAAGAAGCACCACCTTTACTGACTATAAACATTCGTCCTGGTTTGCAGACTGCTACAAATGGCAACATTACTAATGCAGGAAACTTAACCGTAAACACAGGAGAAAACCTAACATTATTTGGTAACACAGTCACCAGCACTGGAACAATAACTGCACCGGGTGGGAGAGTAGAAATATTTGGCGATCGCATTGGTTTATTAGACAATGCCAAAATAGACGTTTCTGCTGTCGGTGGCGGGGGTAGAGTCTTAATTGGCGGAGATTTTCAAGGACAAGGTGCAGTTACCAACGCCACTAGGACTTTTATTGGTAAAAATGTCACTATCAACGCCGATGCGATCGATCGCGGGAATGGCGGTAGAGTGGTTGTTTGGAGCGATGGTAGTACCAAATTTTATGGTACGGTTAGCGATCGTGGTGGCGTAAATTCTGGGAATGGCGGCTTTGTCGAAATTTCTGGAAAACAATCTTTAGAATACAAGGGTTTAGTAGACACCAGTGCTACCAATGGAAATGTAGGAACTTTATTACTAGATCCAACAAATATCGAAGTTGTGGATGTTGGTGGAGAAACTTTCGATTTAAATGATGCTGATGCCTTTAGTGATAGCGATCTTGGCGATGATGGTAACACTAAAGTCTATGCTGATGCCTTAAATTTTTCCTTTACCGATGTGATTCTCCAAGCAACAGAAAATATCACTTTCACAGCACCAGTTTTTACATTTTTCCCTGGTGTAGGACTGAGTGCGGAAGCTGGTGACAGCATTTTTGTGAATAATGAAATTATCAGCAATGGTGGTCAAATTCAGTTAAATGCTGGTACAGGCGACTTATTGATTAATTCGCAAATTGCCTCATTAGGAGGAGATATATTTCTCAATGCCAACAACAATATTTTAGTGAACAATCAAATCATCAATCAAGGTGGTCAAATTCAGTTAAATGCTGGTACAGGCGACTTATTGATTAATTCGCAAATTGCCTCATTAGGAGGAGATATATTTCTCAATGCCAACAACAATATTTTAGTGAACAATCAAATCATCAATCAAGGTGGTCAAATTCAGTTCAATACTGACCAAGGTGATATAGCAATTAACTCCAATGTTTTCGCTTTTGAAGGTGATTTGGGAATTAATACTAAAAATCTAATTATAACCCAAGGACTTGTAGCTAGCGATAATACTAATTCTCAAACAGTTATCAATGTCAAAATTAATGCTTCAGAAAGCATCAATATTATTGGTGAAAACAGTAGTTTAATTAGTGCAAGTCGTGGTTCGGCTACAGGAAGTAATTTAGAAATTGACACAGGAACGCTAAATATTCAAAATGGGGGAACTATTGGTCTTTTAACTCAGAGTCAAGAAACAGCAGGTAATCTCACCATTAATGCTAGAAACTCTATTAATGTTAATGGCTCTAGTATATCTACACAAAATATTAACACCCAAAAAGGTGGTAATATTTCTATATTTACAGAAAAATTATTAGTACAGGATACTGGATCTATTACTACACTGGGCAATGGCGGTAAAGCTGGCAACTTGTCTATTCAAGCCAGTGAATCTATAGATGTAATTAATCAAGGAACTATCACCTCAGCTGCAATTCAAGAAAATGGAGCAGCAGGCGACCTTGAAATCGATACAAAAAATTTGAATTTGCAGAATCAAGCTTTAGTTACTTCTAGTTCTGTTGGTTCTAAAAATCCTAGTGGAAAAGTCACAGTCCGCGCTAATAACTCTGTGAATATAGAGACTTCCAGCCAACTATCAAGCACCTCCATTGGTTTTGGAAATGCAGGCGAATTAAACCTATTTACTGGAAAATTAACAATTAGTAATTCTGGTGGTGTCACTTCCCAAACTATAGGCACAGCCAATGCAGGCAACCTTAATATATATGCCGTTGATTCTGTTAATTTAGTTAATGGTGGAATTGTATCTACATCTAGTTTTGGCACAGGTGGTGCTGGTAACCTTTACATTGAGACTAAAAATTTGCATGTTGTAGATGGAAATAGTTTAATATCTACCACTAGTAGTGATACTGGAACCATATATCAAGCTTTGCAAAATTCCGCAGAATCCGAAATCGGAAAACAGATATTATCATTACCTACTGAAATTCGTGAATTTCTCTTTGAAAGTCTTGAAGCAGCTAACCAACAAAGCGGAACTCAAGGTAACTCTGGTAATTTGACTATCCGCGCTACAGAATCAGTCAATATTACCAATACAGGAGGAATATCGACATCCGGTACAGGTAAAGCTTTTGGAGGCACACTTTTTATAGATACTCGCCAGCTAAATCTCCAAAATCAAAGCAACATCTTTACCAATACCTTGGGTTCTGGAAATGCAGGATTTTTGCATATCCGCGCTACAGATGCATTAGCAGTCAGTGGTAACAGTAAAATTTATACTCAAGCCGAACCAGGTAGCACTGGTAACGGAGGAAACATTCTCCTGCAAACAGAACGCTTAGCAATTACAGATAGAGCAGATGTATCATCTGCAACTCTTGGAAAAGGGCGAGGCGGCGATATTCAAATACAAACCAATTCTTTTTTGCTTACCAACAGTGGACGAGTGAATAGTATCAGTGAAGGAACGGGTAATGCAGGTAATATATTTATCGATATTACTGATAAATTGCAAGCCAACCGAGGTGAAATTAAAGCAACCTCCATTCAAGCTGGGGGTGGAGATATCAACATCAATGCAAGAGACATCCGCCTCCGCAACAGTAGCGAAATTACAACCAGTGTTTTTAACGGTACAGGCGGGGGCGGTAATATCGATATTCAATCTGAGATATTTGTTGCTTTAGAGGACAGTGACATCCTCGCAAATGCTGATGCTGGGACTGGAGGTAATATCACAATTAACTCCCCTGTATTTGTGGCACAATTTTTCTCATCAGGTCGTAATCCTGGTGACTTTGCCCAATTTCGCGGTAATGGTCAAGTCGATATCTCCGCAGATTCACGACTAGGAGAAAGTGGAGAAGTTGTCATTAAGAGTATTGACCCCATTCGCAATTTAACGAGCTTACCACAAATACCTGTAGATTCTGAAATCGCGGAAGGTTGTTATAGTCCAACTCAAACTCAAAGCAAGTTTGTCGTCACTGGACGCGGTGGTTTACCGACCAATCCCAAGGATGTTTTAACTAGCGATGCTGTGCAAGTGGATTGGGTGAGTCTTAAACCGAATCCAGAAAATCGACCCACAGCATCTATTAATAATCAAACTACACCAGAATCGATTGTAGAAGCCGCTGGGTGGATAATAAATGCAAAAGGGGAGGTAATTCTTACAGCAAATGTTCCCACAATTAAACCTGATAGTTATTCGCAGCAACCAGTCATTTGTAGTAGGTAA
- a CDS encoding NF041680 family putative transposase: protein MAMPKFNNNQLIAQFQDFRQKIYNCFSSCSDACMDLLDALAGNTGANSIAELSLSPLFPRSYNSIYKAIQKSFNTNIQEKNNEEEEQEEQEKPNNLIRVVSELIKQPQQRPFYLFALDTTPHPRPYARTLAERGYIYQPNTIKGNKPINIGHSYSILSILPEKETGNAAPWSIPISGERVSLDKTGVDVGSEQISSVMSDSSLPWQEKLCVLVADSAYSQRSFLFDQSKHKNVVVIARVRSNRIFYQSPPVDESKKKRGCPKKYGERFNLADVETWHSPDETTQIQQTTCKGRLLNITILAWHQMLMRGTKHQKMYCHPFTLLRIHVTDDTNQSLWKPMWLIVIGEQRGEISPTVANHCYRQRFDIEHMLRFSKQRLLMTQFQTPDVLHEENWIHLVILAYVQLWAARELATHLPRPWERYLEQNNDKIATPSVVQRDFQRIISEIGTPARSPKTRGNSIGRVQGQVQTQRTKHPVVKKKSKSTLAKVKAA from the coding sequence ATGGCTATGCCAAAATTTAATAACAATCAATTAATAGCGCAATTTCAAGATTTTAGACAAAAAATTTACAACTGTTTTTCTTCATGTAGCGACGCCTGTATGGATTTGTTGGATGCGCTTGCGGGTAATACGGGAGCCAATTCAATTGCGGAGTTATCTTTAAGTCCTTTGTTTCCCAGAAGCTATAATTCTATTTATAAAGCAATTCAAAAATCATTTAATACAAATATTCAGGAGAAGAACAATGAAGAAGAAGAACAAGAAGAACAAGAAAAACCCAATAACTTAATTAGGGTGGTATCTGAGTTAATTAAGCAACCACAACAACGCCCTTTTTACTTATTCGCTCTTGATACAACACCGCATCCGCGTCCTTACGCGAGGACTTTAGCTGAACGTGGGTATATTTACCAGCCAAATACTATCAAGGGTAACAAACCGATTAATATTGGTCATTCTTATTCGATACTTTCTATCTTACCAGAGAAAGAAACTGGGAATGCCGCCCCTTGGTCAATACCAATATCAGGAGAAAGGGTATCACTTGATAAAACTGGTGTTGATGTGGGTAGTGAACAAATTTCCTCAGTAATGTCTGATTCATCACTGCCCTGGCAGGAAAAATTGTGCGTCTTAGTAGCAGATAGCGCCTATAGTCAGCGTTCATTTCTGTTTGACCAATCCAAACACAAAAATGTGGTAGTGATAGCCAGAGTTCGTAGTAATCGAATTTTCTACCAATCTCCACCCGTTGATGAGTCAAAGAAAAAACGTGGTTGTCCAAAAAAATACGGTGAACGGTTTAATTTAGCTGATGTTGAAACTTGGCACTCTCCCGACGAGACAACACAAATTCAGCAGACAACCTGTAAGGGTCGTCTTTTAAACATCACCATACTCGCTTGGCATCAAATGTTGATGAGGGGAACCAAGCACCAAAAAATGTATTGTCATCCTTTTACTCTGCTCAGAATTCATGTGACTGATGATACTAATCAATCTCTCTGGAAACCAATGTGGTTAATTGTCATAGGTGAGCAACGTGGAGAAATCTCACCTACGGTTGCAAACCATTGCTATAGACAAAGGTTTGATATTGAACACATGCTGCGATTTAGCAAGCAGCGTTTGTTGATGACGCAGTTTCAAACTCCAGATGTTTTGCATGAGGAAAATTGGATACATTTAGTAATCCTAGCTTACGTACAGTTGTGGGCGGCAAGGGAGTTAGCAACACACTTACCCAGGCCATGGGAGCGTTATTTAGAACAAAACAATGATAAAATTGCCACTCCAAGTGTAGTGCAACGCGATTTTCAGAGAATTATTTCAGAGATTGGTACACCCGCTCGTTCTCCCAAAACCAGAGGAAATTCCATCGGTCGAGTTCAAGGTCAAGTTCAAACACAACGAACTAAGCATCCTGTTGTCAAGAAGAAGTCAAAATCAACACTCGCTAAAGTCAAAGCCGCATAA